A section of the Malania oleifera isolate guangnan ecotype guangnan chromosome 2, ASM2987363v1, whole genome shotgun sequence genome encodes:
- the LOC131149900 gene encoding spermidine coumaroyl-CoA acyltransferase-like, which translates to MANSLQIEPFSIDKEDVVIVKPSKPTPSDVLSLSTIDNDHNLEILCQTIYVYKAANNNISSNGSVNGTDHDHPTSNHSANWQAADPACVIKEALSRVLVYYYPLAGKLKRQKSNGRLQLTCTADGVPFLVATANCELSSLQYLDGIHVEIANKFVFNMPAHPEGDDDGNHPLLLQVTKFSCGGFTIGMGVYHSVVDGFGAAQFFRAMAELASGKSEPSVKPVWERERLLARIPTVQAGTVSPDLEDFTVFKVSKATSPYLPTTDLVHECFYVNNDSIKRLKKSLITKRSTGNNEKVALEESLTTLEVLSAYVWRSRFRALKLNSDGKTILSFTVGIRRILDPTLPNGYYGNAFVSSHVVLLGRDLDKGPLSSVVRMIKESKKKACNTNYIRNSLAMLEWIREQNVVFTGDGASMVLTDWRQLGLFEEVDFGWKAVVNMIPVPWNMFGYVDLCIFMPPSNLDPSTRGGVRVFTCLPKAAMAKFREEMDALSKIGNEDHSALA; encoded by the coding sequence ATGGCAAACAGTCTCCAGATAGAACCCTTCTCAATTGATAAAGAGGATGTTGTAATAGTTAAACCCTCAAAACCAACTCCTTCAGATGTTCTTTCTTTATCCACGATTGACAATGATCACAATCTTGAGATCCTTTGTCAAACCATTTATGTGTACAAAGCTGCAAATAACAATATATCTTCAAATGGAAGTGTCAATGGTACTGATCATGATCATCCAACTTCAAACCATAGTGCTAACTGGCAAGCAGCTGATCCAGCTTGTGTGATCAAAGAGGCACTCTCTAGGGTTTTAGTCTACTACTATCCCCTAGCTGGGAAGCTAAAGAGACAAAAGAGCAACGGAAGACTTCAACTCACATGCACCGCTGATGGTGTGCCTTTCCTGGTCGCAACAGCAAACTGTGAGCTCTCTTCGCTTCAGTATCTAGATGGGATCCATGTTGAAATTGCCAACAAGTTCGTCTTCAATATGCCTGCTCATCCTGAGGGTGATGATGATGGAAATCACCCTCTACTGCTGCAGGTGACTAAATTTTCATGTGGGGGCTTCACAATTGGAATGGGTGTATATCACTCAGTTGTTGATGGTTTTGGCGCAGCCCAGTTCTTCAGAGCCATGGCTGAGCTTGCAAGCGGGAAAAGTGAGCCATCTGTGAAACCtgtttgggagagagagagactgctgGCAAGAATACCCACTGTTCAAGCAGGCACAGTGTCTCCTGATCTTGAAGACTTCACTGTGTTTAAGGTTTCCAAAGCAACTTCACCATATCTGCCAACCACAGACCTTGTGCATGAGTGCTTCTACGTGAACAATGACAGCATAAAGAGACTAAAAAAGAGCTTAATAACAAAGAGAAGTACTGGGAATAATGAGAAAGTCGCCTTAGAAGAAAGTCTCACAACTCTTGAGGTCCTTAGTGCCTATGTGTGGAGATCTAGGTTTCGAGCTCTAAAATTAAACTCAGATGGAAAAACTATCCTCAGTTTCACTGTGGGGATTAGACGCATATTGGATCCTACTTTGCCTAATGGTTACTACGGGAATGCTTTTGTTTCCTCACATGTGGTTCTTTTGGGAAGGGATTTGGATAAAGGACCACTCTCCAGTGTGGTGAGAATGAtcaaagaaagcaaaaaaaaggCTTGTAACACAAACTACATCAGAAACTCCCTAGCAATGTTGGAGTGGATCAGAGAACAAAACGTGGTGTTTACTGGTGATGGTGCATCCATGGTTTTGACAGACTGGAGGCAACTGGGTCTGTTTGAGGAAGTAGATTTTGGATGGAAAGCAGTGGTAAACATGATACCAGTGCCATGGAACATGTTTGGGTATGTGGATTTGTGTATCTTCATGCCTCCTAGCAATTTGGATCCATCAACTAGAGGTGGTGTGAGGGTATTTACTTGCCTTCCCAAAGCTGCCATGGCCAAGTTCAGGGAAGAGATGGATGCTCTGAGCAAGATTGGAAATGAAGATCATAGTGCTTTGGCTTGA